The Humulus lupulus chromosome 4, drHumLupu1.1, whole genome shotgun sequence genome has a window encoding:
- the LOC133831156 gene encoding protein PTST homolog 3, chloroplastic isoform X3 — translation MASTLYHFPSFNSLHPYKLVFLNQRKQQELRLGWYSQQNPPHKRCRFRVSSIRKSSRKVKDNAELCKEIREFMAVVGLPESHVPTMKDFSQHGRSDLAYIVRRRGYKLIGELLASTIETDAEGFILEKGETENKNAVDGDGEVKVTGQDEKDSVVIGDFPSSVEASVVGNRSGSLVLDTNTESDDYCHVPVEGLKGYNEKSYDINEDGSLATEVSSMENHFASSSSAPVFDSENHIREEKPGPAEASLYRLEVDNEKSQLASSNISPGFNSCIDNQENDLTGGDEMLNTAVESVDSLHVEKKILQNSQIEDNSKAEEFALEKDTLITEKHLSSSNMDAAFKSGEHSSVPVDLSALSLDEKVANFMHYGHLDTVEDNSSGILNETGTEESQGYIECVDADEVQSAASTSEHSENVLSGGNVTITLNGSSTKSTQAVPAVAGNRSLRDENLSAEEESTQFNNNWDIKTIQKGKPVGISELKFMLEQELSRLKEQIEKQKNDLSVLQAKADTEISKAQKLIFEKDAELQAAEETLSGLVEVEIKYCGDGEIVEVTGSFNGWHHCIKMDPDPQSTITDPSGPRKSKLWSTVLWLYPGVYEIKFIIDGHWKIDPDRESVTHGDICNNILRVEG, via the exons ATGGCATCCACTCTTTACCACTTCCCAAGCTTTAACTCTCTTCACCCATATAAGCTCGTCTTCTTGAACCAAAGAAAACAGCAAGAACTCAGGCTGGGCTGGTATAGCCAACAAAACCCACCTCACAAACGCTGCAGATTTCGAGTTTCTTCTATTAGGAAATCCAG TAGAAAAGTGAAAGACAATGCGGAGCTCTGCAAAGAAATCCGAGAGTTCATGGCTGTGGTTGGACTTCCGGAGAGTCATGTGCCCACCATGAAAGATTTTTCCCAGCATGGAag GAGTGACCTTGCATACATTGTTAGGCGAAGAGGGTATAAACTGATTGGAGAGCTTCTTGCAAGTacaattgaaacagatgcagaagGGTTTATTTTGGAGAAAGGGGAAACTGAAAATAAAAATGCAGTAGATGGTGATGGTGAAGTTAAGGTAACAG GTCAGGATGAGAAGGACAGCGTTGTGATTGGAGATTTTCCATCATCAGTTGAAGCTTCTGTGGTGGGAAACCGTTCTGGCAGTTTGGTTCTGGATACAAATACCGAGTCAGATGACTATTGTCATGTGCCTGTAGAAGGATTAAAAGGTTACAATGAGAAGAGTTATGATATAAATGAAGATGGTTCTTTAGCAACTGAAGTTTCCAGTATGGAAAATCATTTTGCTAGTTCAAGTAGTGCTCCAGTTTTCGACTCTGAAAACCATATTCGAGAAGAAAAGCCTGGACCTGCAGAAGCATCTTTGTATCGTTTAGAAGTTGACAATGAGAAGAGTCAGTTAGCTAGTTCTAATATTAGTCCAGGTTTTAATTCTTGCATTGATAATCAAGAAAATGATTTAACTGGTGGGGATGAAATGTTGAACACGGCTGTAGAATCTGTTGATAGTTTGCATGTGGAGAAAAAGATCTTGCAAAACTCACAGATTGAGGATAACAGTAAGGCCGAAGAGTTTGCCTTGGAAAAGGACACTCTGATTACAGAAAAGCATCTCAGCAGTTCAAACATGGACGCGGCTTTCAAATCTGGTGAACATAGTTCTGTACCTGTAGATCTTTCAGCTTTATCTTTGGATGAAAAGGTGGCAAATTTCATGCACTATGGACATCTAGATACAGTTGAAG ATAATTCCTCTGGCATACTAAATGAGACTGGTACTGAAGAAAGCCAGGGATATATTGAATGTGTAGATGCAGACGAAGTTCAATCTGCGGCTTCTACCTCTGAGCACTCGGAAAATGTGCTCAGTGGAGGAAATGTGACTATAACATTGAATGGGAGTTCTACAAAATCTACACAAGCTGTGCCTGCTGTAGCAGGGAACCGTTCTCTTAG AGATGAGAATTTATCAGCTGAAGAGGAAAGTACTCAGTTCAATAATAATTGGGATATTAAG ACTATCCAAAAGGGGAAGCCTGTTGGGATTAGTGAGCTTAAGTTCATGCTG GAACAGGAATTATCTCGGCTGAAAGAGCAAATTGAGAAACAAAAG AATGATTTGTCAGTTTTGCAAGCCAAGGCTGATACAGAAATCAGTAAAGCCCAAAAACTCATTTTTGAAAAAGATGCAGAATTACAGGCTGCTGAAGAGACTCTTTCAGGACTAGTGGAG GTTGAGATAAAGTATTGTGGGGATGGTGAAATTGTGGAGGTGACTGGTAGCTTTAATGGTTGGCATCATTGTATCAAAATGGATCCAGACCCTCAATCAACTATCACAGATCCCTCTGGACCCAG GAAATCCAAACTTTGGTCAACAGTGCTGTGGCTTTATCCTGGGGTGTATGAG ATTAAATTCATCATTGATGGCCACTGGAAGATTGATCCGGATAGAGAGTCGGTTACCCATGGTGACATATGTAACAACATTCTCCGAGTTGAGGGCTGA
- the LOC133831156 gene encoding protein PTST homolog 3, chloroplastic isoform X6 yields MASTLYHFPSFNSLHPYKLVFLNQRKQQELRLGWYSQQNPPHKRCRFRVSSIRKSSRKVKDNAELCKEIREFMAVVGLPESHVPTMKDFSQHGRSDLAYIVRRRGYKLIGELLASTIETDAEGFILEKGETENKNAVDGDGEVKVTGQDEKDSVVIGDFPSSVEASVVGNRSGSLVLDTNTESDDYCHVPVEGLKGYNEKSYDINEDGSLATEVSSMENHFASSSSAPVFDSENHIREEKPGPAEASLYRLEVDNEKSQLASSNISPGFNSCIDNQENDLTGGDEMLNTAVESVDSLHVEKKILQNSQIEDNSKAEEFALEKDTLITEKHLSSSNMDAAFKSGEHSSVPVDLSALSLDEKVANFMHYGHLDTVEDNSSGILNETGTEESQGYIECVDADEVQSAASTSEHSENVLSGGNVTITLNGSSTKSTQAVPAVAGNRSLRDENLSAEEESTQFNNNWDIKEQELSRLKEQIEKQKNDLSVLQAKADTEISKAQKLIFEKDAELQAAEETLSGLVEVEIKYCGDGEIVEVTGSFNGWHHCIKMDPDPQSTITDPSGPRKSKLWSTVLWLYPGVYEIKFIIDGHWKIDPDRESVTHGDICNNILRVEG; encoded by the exons ATGGCATCCACTCTTTACCACTTCCCAAGCTTTAACTCTCTTCACCCATATAAGCTCGTCTTCTTGAACCAAAGAAAACAGCAAGAACTCAGGCTGGGCTGGTATAGCCAACAAAACCCACCTCACAAACGCTGCAGATTTCGAGTTTCTTCTATTAGGAAATCCAG TAGAAAAGTGAAAGACAATGCGGAGCTCTGCAAAGAAATCCGAGAGTTCATGGCTGTGGTTGGACTTCCGGAGAGTCATGTGCCCACCATGAAAGATTTTTCCCAGCATGGAag GAGTGACCTTGCATACATTGTTAGGCGAAGAGGGTATAAACTGATTGGAGAGCTTCTTGCAAGTacaattgaaacagatgcagaagGGTTTATTTTGGAGAAAGGGGAAACTGAAAATAAAAATGCAGTAGATGGTGATGGTGAAGTTAAGGTAACAG GTCAGGATGAGAAGGACAGCGTTGTGATTGGAGATTTTCCATCATCAGTTGAAGCTTCTGTGGTGGGAAACCGTTCTGGCAGTTTGGTTCTGGATACAAATACCGAGTCAGATGACTATTGTCATGTGCCTGTAGAAGGATTAAAAGGTTACAATGAGAAGAGTTATGATATAAATGAAGATGGTTCTTTAGCAACTGAAGTTTCCAGTATGGAAAATCATTTTGCTAGTTCAAGTAGTGCTCCAGTTTTCGACTCTGAAAACCATATTCGAGAAGAAAAGCCTGGACCTGCAGAAGCATCTTTGTATCGTTTAGAAGTTGACAATGAGAAGAGTCAGTTAGCTAGTTCTAATATTAGTCCAGGTTTTAATTCTTGCATTGATAATCAAGAAAATGATTTAACTGGTGGGGATGAAATGTTGAACACGGCTGTAGAATCTGTTGATAGTTTGCATGTGGAGAAAAAGATCTTGCAAAACTCACAGATTGAGGATAACAGTAAGGCCGAAGAGTTTGCCTTGGAAAAGGACACTCTGATTACAGAAAAGCATCTCAGCAGTTCAAACATGGACGCGGCTTTCAAATCTGGTGAACATAGTTCTGTACCTGTAGATCTTTCAGCTTTATCTTTGGATGAAAAGGTGGCAAATTTCATGCACTATGGACATCTAGATACAGTTGAAG ATAATTCCTCTGGCATACTAAATGAGACTGGTACTGAAGAAAGCCAGGGATATATTGAATGTGTAGATGCAGACGAAGTTCAATCTGCGGCTTCTACCTCTGAGCACTCGGAAAATGTGCTCAGTGGAGGAAATGTGACTATAACATTGAATGGGAGTTCTACAAAATCTACACAAGCTGTGCCTGCTGTAGCAGGGAACCGTTCTCTTAG AGATGAGAATTTATCAGCTGAAGAGGAAAGTACTCAGTTCAATAATAATTGGGATATTAAG GAACAGGAATTATCTCGGCTGAAAGAGCAAATTGAGAAACAAAAG AATGATTTGTCAGTTTTGCAAGCCAAGGCTGATACAGAAATCAGTAAAGCCCAAAAACTCATTTTTGAAAAAGATGCAGAATTACAGGCTGCTGAAGAGACTCTTTCAGGACTAGTGGAG GTTGAGATAAAGTATTGTGGGGATGGTGAAATTGTGGAGGTGACTGGTAGCTTTAATGGTTGGCATCATTGTATCAAAATGGATCCAGACCCTCAATCAACTATCACAGATCCCTCTGGACCCAG GAAATCCAAACTTTGGTCAACAGTGCTGTGGCTTTATCCTGGGGTGTATGAG ATTAAATTCATCATTGATGGCCACTGGAAGATTGATCCGGATAGAGAGTCGGTTACCCATGGTGACATATGTAACAACATTCTCCGAGTTGAGGGCTGA
- the LOC133831156 gene encoding protein PTST homolog 3, chloroplastic isoform X1, with translation MASTLYHFPSFNSLHPYKLVFLNQRKQQELRLGWYSQQNPPHKRCRFRVSSIRKSSRKVKDNAELCKEIREFMAVVGLPESHVPTMKDFSQHGRSDLAYIVRRRGYKLIGELLASTIETDAEGFILEKGETENKNAVDGDGEVKVTGQDEKDSVVIGDFPSSVEASVVGNRSGSLVLDTNTESDDYCHVPVEGLKGYNEKSYDINEDGSLATEVSSMENHFASSSSAPVFDSENHIREEKPGPAEASLYRLEVDNEKSQLASSNISPGFNSCIDNQENDLTGGDEMLNTAVESVDSLHVEKKILQNSQIEDNSKAEEFALEKDTLITEKHLSSSNMDAAFKSGEHSSVPVDLSALSLDEKVANFMHYGHLDTVEDNSSGILNETGTEESQGYIECVDADEVQSAASTSEHSENVLSGGNVTITLNGSSTKSTQAVPAVAGNRSLRDENLSAEEESTQFNNNWDIKTIQKGKPVGISELKFMLHQKEQELSRLKEQIEKQKNDLSVLQAKADTEISKAQKLIFEKDAELQAAEETLSGLVEVEIKYCGDGEIVEVTGSFNGWHHCIKMDPDPQSTITDPSGPRKSKLWSTVLWLYPGVYEIKFIIDGHWKIDPDRESVTHGDICNNILRVEG, from the exons ATGGCATCCACTCTTTACCACTTCCCAAGCTTTAACTCTCTTCACCCATATAAGCTCGTCTTCTTGAACCAAAGAAAACAGCAAGAACTCAGGCTGGGCTGGTATAGCCAACAAAACCCACCTCACAAACGCTGCAGATTTCGAGTTTCTTCTATTAGGAAATCCAG TAGAAAAGTGAAAGACAATGCGGAGCTCTGCAAAGAAATCCGAGAGTTCATGGCTGTGGTTGGACTTCCGGAGAGTCATGTGCCCACCATGAAAGATTTTTCCCAGCATGGAag GAGTGACCTTGCATACATTGTTAGGCGAAGAGGGTATAAACTGATTGGAGAGCTTCTTGCAAGTacaattgaaacagatgcagaagGGTTTATTTTGGAGAAAGGGGAAACTGAAAATAAAAATGCAGTAGATGGTGATGGTGAAGTTAAGGTAACAG GTCAGGATGAGAAGGACAGCGTTGTGATTGGAGATTTTCCATCATCAGTTGAAGCTTCTGTGGTGGGAAACCGTTCTGGCAGTTTGGTTCTGGATACAAATACCGAGTCAGATGACTATTGTCATGTGCCTGTAGAAGGATTAAAAGGTTACAATGAGAAGAGTTATGATATAAATGAAGATGGTTCTTTAGCAACTGAAGTTTCCAGTATGGAAAATCATTTTGCTAGTTCAAGTAGTGCTCCAGTTTTCGACTCTGAAAACCATATTCGAGAAGAAAAGCCTGGACCTGCAGAAGCATCTTTGTATCGTTTAGAAGTTGACAATGAGAAGAGTCAGTTAGCTAGTTCTAATATTAGTCCAGGTTTTAATTCTTGCATTGATAATCAAGAAAATGATTTAACTGGTGGGGATGAAATGTTGAACACGGCTGTAGAATCTGTTGATAGTTTGCATGTGGAGAAAAAGATCTTGCAAAACTCACAGATTGAGGATAACAGTAAGGCCGAAGAGTTTGCCTTGGAAAAGGACACTCTGATTACAGAAAAGCATCTCAGCAGTTCAAACATGGACGCGGCTTTCAAATCTGGTGAACATAGTTCTGTACCTGTAGATCTTTCAGCTTTATCTTTGGATGAAAAGGTGGCAAATTTCATGCACTATGGACATCTAGATACAGTTGAAG ATAATTCCTCTGGCATACTAAATGAGACTGGTACTGAAGAAAGCCAGGGATATATTGAATGTGTAGATGCAGACGAAGTTCAATCTGCGGCTTCTACCTCTGAGCACTCGGAAAATGTGCTCAGTGGAGGAAATGTGACTATAACATTGAATGGGAGTTCTACAAAATCTACACAAGCTGTGCCTGCTGTAGCAGGGAACCGTTCTCTTAG AGATGAGAATTTATCAGCTGAAGAGGAAAGTACTCAGTTCAATAATAATTGGGATATTAAG ACTATCCAAAAGGGGAAGCCTGTTGGGATTAGTGAGCTTAAGTTCATGCTG CATCAAAAGGAACAGGAATTATCTCGGCTGAAAGAGCAAATTGAGAAACAAAAG AATGATTTGTCAGTTTTGCAAGCCAAGGCTGATACAGAAATCAGTAAAGCCCAAAAACTCATTTTTGAAAAAGATGCAGAATTACAGGCTGCTGAAGAGACTCTTTCAGGACTAGTGGAG GTTGAGATAAAGTATTGTGGGGATGGTGAAATTGTGGAGGTGACTGGTAGCTTTAATGGTTGGCATCATTGTATCAAAATGGATCCAGACCCTCAATCAACTATCACAGATCCCTCTGGACCCAG GAAATCCAAACTTTGGTCAACAGTGCTGTGGCTTTATCCTGGGGTGTATGAG ATTAAATTCATCATTGATGGCCACTGGAAGATTGATCCGGATAGAGAGTCGGTTACCCATGGTGACATATGTAACAACATTCTCCGAGTTGAGGGCTGA
- the LOC133831156 gene encoding protein PTST homolog 3, chloroplastic isoform X5 — translation MASTLYHFPSFNSLHPYKLVFLNQRKQQELRLGWYSQQNPPHKRCRFRVSSIRKSSRKVKDNAELCKEIREFMAVVGLPESHVPTMKDFSQHGRSDLAYIVRRRGYKLIGELLASTIETDAEGFILEKGETENKNAVDGDGEVKVTGQDEKDSVVIGDFPSSVEASVVGNRSGSLVLDTNTESDDYCHVPVEGLKGYNEKSYDINEDGSLATEVSSMENHFASSSSAPVFDSENHIREEKPGPAEASLYRLEVDNEKSQLASSNISPGFNSCIDNQENDLTGGDEMLNTAVESVDSLHVEKKILQNSQIEDNSKAEEFALEKDTLITEKHLSSSNMDAAFKSGEHSSVPVDLSALSLDEKVANFMHYGHLDTVEDNSSGILNETGTEESQGYIECVDADEVQSAASTSEHSENVLSGGNVTITLNGSSTKSTQAVPAVAGNRSLRDENLSAEEESTQFNNNWDIKHQKEQELSRLKEQIEKQKNDLSVLQAKADTEISKAQKLIFEKDAELQAAEETLSGLVEVEIKYCGDGEIVEVTGSFNGWHHCIKMDPDPQSTITDPSGPRKSKLWSTVLWLYPGVYEIKFIIDGHWKIDPDRESVTHGDICNNILRVEG, via the exons ATGGCATCCACTCTTTACCACTTCCCAAGCTTTAACTCTCTTCACCCATATAAGCTCGTCTTCTTGAACCAAAGAAAACAGCAAGAACTCAGGCTGGGCTGGTATAGCCAACAAAACCCACCTCACAAACGCTGCAGATTTCGAGTTTCTTCTATTAGGAAATCCAG TAGAAAAGTGAAAGACAATGCGGAGCTCTGCAAAGAAATCCGAGAGTTCATGGCTGTGGTTGGACTTCCGGAGAGTCATGTGCCCACCATGAAAGATTTTTCCCAGCATGGAag GAGTGACCTTGCATACATTGTTAGGCGAAGAGGGTATAAACTGATTGGAGAGCTTCTTGCAAGTacaattgaaacagatgcagaagGGTTTATTTTGGAGAAAGGGGAAACTGAAAATAAAAATGCAGTAGATGGTGATGGTGAAGTTAAGGTAACAG GTCAGGATGAGAAGGACAGCGTTGTGATTGGAGATTTTCCATCATCAGTTGAAGCTTCTGTGGTGGGAAACCGTTCTGGCAGTTTGGTTCTGGATACAAATACCGAGTCAGATGACTATTGTCATGTGCCTGTAGAAGGATTAAAAGGTTACAATGAGAAGAGTTATGATATAAATGAAGATGGTTCTTTAGCAACTGAAGTTTCCAGTATGGAAAATCATTTTGCTAGTTCAAGTAGTGCTCCAGTTTTCGACTCTGAAAACCATATTCGAGAAGAAAAGCCTGGACCTGCAGAAGCATCTTTGTATCGTTTAGAAGTTGACAATGAGAAGAGTCAGTTAGCTAGTTCTAATATTAGTCCAGGTTTTAATTCTTGCATTGATAATCAAGAAAATGATTTAACTGGTGGGGATGAAATGTTGAACACGGCTGTAGAATCTGTTGATAGTTTGCATGTGGAGAAAAAGATCTTGCAAAACTCACAGATTGAGGATAACAGTAAGGCCGAAGAGTTTGCCTTGGAAAAGGACACTCTGATTACAGAAAAGCATCTCAGCAGTTCAAACATGGACGCGGCTTTCAAATCTGGTGAACATAGTTCTGTACCTGTAGATCTTTCAGCTTTATCTTTGGATGAAAAGGTGGCAAATTTCATGCACTATGGACATCTAGATACAGTTGAAG ATAATTCCTCTGGCATACTAAATGAGACTGGTACTGAAGAAAGCCAGGGATATATTGAATGTGTAGATGCAGACGAAGTTCAATCTGCGGCTTCTACCTCTGAGCACTCGGAAAATGTGCTCAGTGGAGGAAATGTGACTATAACATTGAATGGGAGTTCTACAAAATCTACACAAGCTGTGCCTGCTGTAGCAGGGAACCGTTCTCTTAG AGATGAGAATTTATCAGCTGAAGAGGAAAGTACTCAGTTCAATAATAATTGGGATATTAAG CATCAAAAGGAACAGGAATTATCTCGGCTGAAAGAGCAAATTGAGAAACAAAAG AATGATTTGTCAGTTTTGCAAGCCAAGGCTGATACAGAAATCAGTAAAGCCCAAAAACTCATTTTTGAAAAAGATGCAGAATTACAGGCTGCTGAAGAGACTCTTTCAGGACTAGTGGAG GTTGAGATAAAGTATTGTGGGGATGGTGAAATTGTGGAGGTGACTGGTAGCTTTAATGGTTGGCATCATTGTATCAAAATGGATCCAGACCCTCAATCAACTATCACAGATCCCTCTGGACCCAG GAAATCCAAACTTTGGTCAACAGTGCTGTGGCTTTATCCTGGGGTGTATGAG ATTAAATTCATCATTGATGGCCACTGGAAGATTGATCCGGATAGAGAGTCGGTTACCCATGGTGACATATGTAACAACATTCTCCGAGTTGAGGGCTGA
- the LOC133831156 gene encoding protein PTST homolog 3, chloroplastic isoform X2, with protein sequence MASTLYHFPSFNSLHPYKLVFLNQRKQQELRLGWYSQQNPPHKRCRFRVSSIRKSRKVKDNAELCKEIREFMAVVGLPESHVPTMKDFSQHGRSDLAYIVRRRGYKLIGELLASTIETDAEGFILEKGETENKNAVDGDGEVKVTGQDEKDSVVIGDFPSSVEASVVGNRSGSLVLDTNTESDDYCHVPVEGLKGYNEKSYDINEDGSLATEVSSMENHFASSSSAPVFDSENHIREEKPGPAEASLYRLEVDNEKSQLASSNISPGFNSCIDNQENDLTGGDEMLNTAVESVDSLHVEKKILQNSQIEDNSKAEEFALEKDTLITEKHLSSSNMDAAFKSGEHSSVPVDLSALSLDEKVANFMHYGHLDTVEDNSSGILNETGTEESQGYIECVDADEVQSAASTSEHSENVLSGGNVTITLNGSSTKSTQAVPAVAGNRSLRDENLSAEEESTQFNNNWDIKTIQKGKPVGISELKFMLHQKEQELSRLKEQIEKQKNDLSVLQAKADTEISKAQKLIFEKDAELQAAEETLSGLVEVEIKYCGDGEIVEVTGSFNGWHHCIKMDPDPQSTITDPSGPRKSKLWSTVLWLYPGVYEIKFIIDGHWKIDPDRESVTHGDICNNILRVEG encoded by the exons ATGGCATCCACTCTTTACCACTTCCCAAGCTTTAACTCTCTTCACCCATATAAGCTCGTCTTCTTGAACCAAAGAAAACAGCAAGAACTCAGGCTGGGCTGGTATAGCCAACAAAACCCACCTCACAAACGCTGCAGATTTCGAGTTTCTTCTATTAGGAAATCCAG AAAAGTGAAAGACAATGCGGAGCTCTGCAAAGAAATCCGAGAGTTCATGGCTGTGGTTGGACTTCCGGAGAGTCATGTGCCCACCATGAAAGATTTTTCCCAGCATGGAag GAGTGACCTTGCATACATTGTTAGGCGAAGAGGGTATAAACTGATTGGAGAGCTTCTTGCAAGTacaattgaaacagatgcagaagGGTTTATTTTGGAGAAAGGGGAAACTGAAAATAAAAATGCAGTAGATGGTGATGGTGAAGTTAAGGTAACAG GTCAGGATGAGAAGGACAGCGTTGTGATTGGAGATTTTCCATCATCAGTTGAAGCTTCTGTGGTGGGAAACCGTTCTGGCAGTTTGGTTCTGGATACAAATACCGAGTCAGATGACTATTGTCATGTGCCTGTAGAAGGATTAAAAGGTTACAATGAGAAGAGTTATGATATAAATGAAGATGGTTCTTTAGCAACTGAAGTTTCCAGTATGGAAAATCATTTTGCTAGTTCAAGTAGTGCTCCAGTTTTCGACTCTGAAAACCATATTCGAGAAGAAAAGCCTGGACCTGCAGAAGCATCTTTGTATCGTTTAGAAGTTGACAATGAGAAGAGTCAGTTAGCTAGTTCTAATATTAGTCCAGGTTTTAATTCTTGCATTGATAATCAAGAAAATGATTTAACTGGTGGGGATGAAATGTTGAACACGGCTGTAGAATCTGTTGATAGTTTGCATGTGGAGAAAAAGATCTTGCAAAACTCACAGATTGAGGATAACAGTAAGGCCGAAGAGTTTGCCTTGGAAAAGGACACTCTGATTACAGAAAAGCATCTCAGCAGTTCAAACATGGACGCGGCTTTCAAATCTGGTGAACATAGTTCTGTACCTGTAGATCTTTCAGCTTTATCTTTGGATGAAAAGGTGGCAAATTTCATGCACTATGGACATCTAGATACAGTTGAAG ATAATTCCTCTGGCATACTAAATGAGACTGGTACTGAAGAAAGCCAGGGATATATTGAATGTGTAGATGCAGACGAAGTTCAATCTGCGGCTTCTACCTCTGAGCACTCGGAAAATGTGCTCAGTGGAGGAAATGTGACTATAACATTGAATGGGAGTTCTACAAAATCTACACAAGCTGTGCCTGCTGTAGCAGGGAACCGTTCTCTTAG AGATGAGAATTTATCAGCTGAAGAGGAAAGTACTCAGTTCAATAATAATTGGGATATTAAG ACTATCCAAAAGGGGAAGCCTGTTGGGATTAGTGAGCTTAAGTTCATGCTG CATCAAAAGGAACAGGAATTATCTCGGCTGAAAGAGCAAATTGAGAAACAAAAG AATGATTTGTCAGTTTTGCAAGCCAAGGCTGATACAGAAATCAGTAAAGCCCAAAAACTCATTTTTGAAAAAGATGCAGAATTACAGGCTGCTGAAGAGACTCTTTCAGGACTAGTGGAG GTTGAGATAAAGTATTGTGGGGATGGTGAAATTGTGGAGGTGACTGGTAGCTTTAATGGTTGGCATCATTGTATCAAAATGGATCCAGACCCTCAATCAACTATCACAGATCCCTCTGGACCCAG GAAATCCAAACTTTGGTCAACAGTGCTGTGGCTTTATCCTGGGGTGTATGAG ATTAAATTCATCATTGATGGCCACTGGAAGATTGATCCGGATAGAGAGTCGGTTACCCATGGTGACATATGTAACAACATTCTCCGAGTTGAGGGCTGA